In a genomic window of Brassica rapa cultivar Chiifu-401-42 chromosome A10, CAAS_Brap_v3.01, whole genome shotgun sequence:
- the LOC103846209 gene encoding anamorsin homolog isoform X1, which yields MDSMGTQTTVLAVTDDVVLPVSSVLTVMKVVGKEGVERCDPMIITQASTISQVPLDSSSVDTVLAISTTSEFPSDKIYGEFSRILKPGGSVFVCTNSEGENVELQQTLQRRVTLAGFMEPQSLDLTSIKLPNFSLSGGIKAKKPSWKIGSSFALKKPAKTLPKVNLDDDLDLIDEDSLLTEEDLKKPQLPAVSGCETTKKACKNCVCGRAEIEEKAVKLGLTEDQIENPQSSCGSVNFFAHLFLCMH from the exons ATG GATTCGATGGGAACTCAAACAACTGTTTTGGCTGTGACGGATGATGTTGTCTTGCCTGTTAGCTCTGTTTTAACTGTGATGAAAGTTGTCGGAAAGGAAGGGGTCGAACGTTGTGATCCTATGATTATTACTCAAGCCTCCACAATAA GTCAGGTTCCTTTGGATTCTTCCTCAGTGGACACTGTTTTAGCCATTTCCACAACATCTGAGTTCCCTAGTGATAAAATATATGGCGAGTTCTCAAGAATTTTAAAGCCTGGTGGTTCTGTTTTTGTGTGCACCAATTCGGAGGGTGAAAACGTAGAGTTGCAACAG ACCCTTCAAAGGAGAGTGACGTTGGCTGGTTTTATGGAGCCACAGTCTCTTGATTTGACATCAATCAAGCTGCCTAACTTCAGCTTATCCGGTGGG ATTAAGGCTAAGAAACCTTCTTGGAAGATTGGTTCATCATTTGCTCTCAAAAAGCCTGCAAAAACTCTTCCTAAGGTTAATCTAGACGATGACTTGGATCTTATTGATGAAGATTCTCTTTTGACAGAGGAGGACTTGAAGAAGCCACAACTTCCTGCTG TCAGTGGTTGTGAGACCACTAAAAAAGCTTGCAAGAACTGCGTCTGTGGTAGAGCTGAAATAGAGGAGAAAGCTGTGAAGCTGGGCCTCACAGAGGATCAAATTGAGAACCCACAATCATCATGTGGCAGCGTAAACTTCTTTGCTCATCTCTTTCTCTGTATGCATTAA
- the LOC103846209 gene encoding anamorsin homolog isoform X2 — protein sequence MGTQTTVLAVTDDVVLPVSSVLTVMKVVGKEGVERCDPMIITQASTISQVPLDSSSVDTVLAISTTSEFPSDKIYGEFSRILKPGGSVFVCTNSEGENVELQQTLQRRVTLAGFMEPQSLDLTSIKLPNFSLSGGIKAKKPSWKIGSSFALKKPAKTLPKVNLDDDLDLIDEDSLLTEEDLKKPQLPAVSGCETTKKACKNCVCGRAEIEEKAVKLGLTEDQIENPQSSCGSVNFFAHLFLCMH from the exons ATGGGAACTCAAACAACTGTTTTGGCTGTGACGGATGATGTTGTCTTGCCTGTTAGCTCTGTTTTAACTGTGATGAAAGTTGTCGGAAAGGAAGGGGTCGAACGTTGTGATCCTATGATTATTACTCAAGCCTCCACAATAA GTCAGGTTCCTTTGGATTCTTCCTCAGTGGACACTGTTTTAGCCATTTCCACAACATCTGAGTTCCCTAGTGATAAAATATATGGCGAGTTCTCAAGAATTTTAAAGCCTGGTGGTTCTGTTTTTGTGTGCACCAATTCGGAGGGTGAAAACGTAGAGTTGCAACAG ACCCTTCAAAGGAGAGTGACGTTGGCTGGTTTTATGGAGCCACAGTCTCTTGATTTGACATCAATCAAGCTGCCTAACTTCAGCTTATCCGGTGGG ATTAAGGCTAAGAAACCTTCTTGGAAGATTGGTTCATCATTTGCTCTCAAAAAGCCTGCAAAAACTCTTCCTAAGGTTAATCTAGACGATGACTTGGATCTTATTGATGAAGATTCTCTTTTGACAGAGGAGGACTTGAAGAAGCCACAACTTCCTGCTG TCAGTGGTTGTGAGACCACTAAAAAAGCTTGCAAGAACTGCGTCTGTGGTAGAGCTGAAATAGAGGAGAAAGCTGTGAAGCTGGGCCTCACAGAGGATCAAATTGAGAACCCACAATCATCATGTGGCAGCGTAAACTTCTTTGCTCATCTCTTTCTCTGTATGCATTAA
- the LOC103845839 gene encoding 40S ribosomal protein S16-3, which produces MATKPAAESVQCFGRKKTAVAVTHCKRGCGQIKLNGCPIELFNPEILRFKIFEPVLLLGKHRFAGVDMRIRVNGGGNTSQVYAIRQSIAKALVAFYQKYVDEQSKKEVKDILIRYDRTLLVADPRRCEPKKFGGRGARSRFQKSYR; this is translated from the coding sequence ATGGCGACCAAACCAGCTGCTGAATCCGTTCAATGCTTCGGGCGTAAGAAGACAGCAGTGGCTGTCACCCACTGCAAACGCGGATGCGGTCAGATCAAGCTCAACGGCTGCCCGATCGAGCTCTTCAACCCCGAGATCCTCCGGTTCAAGATCTTCGAGCCGGTCCTTCTCCTCGGGAAGCACCGTTTCGCAGGCGTGGACATGAGGATCCGCGTCAATGGCGGTGGTAACACCTCCCAGGTCTACGCCATCCGTCAGAGTATCGCTAAGGCTCTTGTGGCGTTTTACCAGAAGTATGTTGATGAGCAGTCGAAGAAGGAGGTGAAGGATATTCTGATTAGGTATGATAGGACTCTGCTTGTGGCGGATCCGAGGAGGTGCGAGCCGAAGAAGTTTGGTGGTCGTGGTGCTCGTTCTCGTTTCCAGAAGAGTTACCGTTAA